CAATCTGGGGCAAGCTACTACAGGCTTTTCAGCTGATCGCCACAGTGAAAGCCATCAGGGCGATCACAAGCAGGGAGCCGCCCACCACGATCAGTCGGGAGCCATTGCTGTGGCTGGCTTCCTTGCTCAGCACCTCCATGCGTG
The sequence above is a segment of the Synechococcus sp. PROS-7-1 genome. Coding sequences within it:
- the psb34 gene encoding photosystem II assembly protein Psb34, with amino-acid sequence MQVTQEDGGRLNAFANEPRMEVLSKEASHSNGSRLIVVGGSLLVIALMAFTVAIS